One window of the Chitinispirillales bacterium genome contains the following:
- a CDS encoding formylglycine-generating enzyme family protein: protein SGSDNLSEVGWYNGNQTHHVGQKKANELGIYDMSGNVWEWCSDWYGSYSTGSLTDPVGPSSGSYRVFRGGSWDYYSQGCRVANRDYDTPSNSYGFLGFRVAFNSSQ from the coding sequence ACAGTGGGAGCGATAATTTGAGTGAAGTTGGTTGGTATAATGGTAACCAAACACATCATGTCGGTCAAAAGAAGGCTAACGAACTTGGCATATACGATATGAGCGGTAACGTATGGGAATGGTGCAGTGATTGGTATGGAAGTTATTCCACAGGTTCATTAACCGACCCGGTAGGACCATCATCGGGTTCTTACCGCGTCTTTCGCGGCGGCAGTTGGGACTACTATTCGCAGGGTTGCCGTGTTGCCAATCGCGACTACGATACGCCGTCCAACAGCTACGGCTTTTTGGGCTTCCGCGTCGCCTTCAATTCATCTCAATAA